A DNA window from Brachyhypopomus gauderio isolate BG-103 unplaced genomic scaffold, BGAUD_0.2 sc89, whole genome shotgun sequence contains the following coding sequences:
- the yipf4 gene encoding protein YIPF4, with product MQFSPASGDFTFVSSTDAEELSGTMDAPDVQLNMGGEQARDAATFLRQRGYGWLLEVEEDEAEDTKPLLEELDIDLKDIYYKVRCVLMPMPSLGFNRQVVRDNPDFWGPLAVVLLFSMISIYGQFRVVSWIITIWIFGSLTIFLLARVLGGEVSYGQVLGVIGYSLLPLIVIAPVLLITGSFEVVSTLIKLFGVFWAAYSAASLLVGDEFKTKKPLLIYPIFLLYIYFLSLYTGV from the exons ATGCAGTTCTCCCCCGCCAGCGGGGACTTCACCTTCGTCTCCTCCACCGACGCCGAAG AGCTGAGCGGCACCATGGACGCCCCGGACGTGCAGCTGAACATGGGCGGCGAGCAGGCCCGGGACGCCGCCACCTTCCTGCGGCAGCGGGGCTACGGGTGGctgctggaggtggaggaggacgaGGCCGAGGACACCAAACCTCTTCT GGAGGAGCTGGACATTGACCTGAAGGACATCTACTATAAGGTCAGGTGTGTTCTGATGCCCATGCCCTCCCTGGGCTTCAACAGGCAGGTGGTCCGGGACAACCCAGACTTCTGGGGGCCGCTGGCAGTGGTACTCCTCTTCTCCATGATCTCCATCTACGGACAGTTCAGG GTTGTGTCTTGGATCATTACCATTTGGATATTTGGATCTCTTACGATTTTTCTCCTTGCAAGAGTGCTTGGTGGAGAG GTTTCATACGGGCAGGTTCTTGGGGTGATCGGATACTCCTTGCTTCCCTTGATTGTAATAGCCCCCGTGCTCCTGATCACTGGGAGTTTTGAGGTTGTGTCTACACTCATAAAG CTTTTTGGAGTATTCTGGGCTGCGTACAGTGCTGCATCGCTACTCGTCGGTGATGAGTTCAAAACAAAGAAACCGCTCCTTATATACCCAATCTTCCTTTTGTATATCTACTTCCTGTCTCTGTATACTGGAGTCTGA